One part of the Neodiprion virginianus isolate iyNeoVirg1 chromosome 3, iyNeoVirg1.1, whole genome shotgun sequence genome encodes these proteins:
- the LOC124300337 gene encoding borealin → MPRTKHIRKTKSIVAGEDGGLLLKDFEKQVQLRLHKMQVEFEGRLNRIETHYRMASSRLPQSLTKLTLRDILQITSDENDASEQCEVSSSIDVDETNSPTPKTVRPTRASKRTTTASDDGYATEVGTTTNTTNQNHLAVPAASTKTRKMRTRSSSASGKTKLCEITLAPKTSRKEERGASSAIKNKFKTPAPLLKPHGKEYALVTPKVKPNTPLSVMRRPRQGEMALSMQGSPLLVTSVVNENVANVNVPLENGRVLSLLPNDGLRLSYLPEFDAETRRQLVTLKQHLDKVIGS, encoded by the coding sequence ATGCCGCGAACAAAGCATATCCGTAAAACAAAATCGATCGTGGCGGGCGAGGACGGCGGTCTGCTACTCAAAGATTTCGAGAAGCAAGTGCAGCTACGGCTGCACAAAATGCAGGTAGAATTCGAGGGGCGATTGAACAGGATCGAGACGCACTACCGCATGGCATCTTCCCGTCTACCCCAATCACTGACGAAGTTGACGCTCCGCGACATACTCCAAATAACGTCAGACGAAAACGATGCGAGTGAACAATGCGAGGTGAGCTCCTCTATCGACGTCGACGAGACGAATTCGCCCACCCCGAAGACGGTCAGGCCGACGAGGGCCTCGAAGCGCACGACAACCGCTTCTGACGACGGTTACGCGACGGAGGTCGGAACCACGACGAATACGACGAATCAAAATCATCTGGCCGTCCCGGCGGCCTCGACAAAGACGCGTAAAATGAGGACGCGGAGTTCGTCCGCAAGCGGGAAAACAAAACTTTGCGAAATCACCCTCGCGCCCAAAACCTCCAGGAAAGAGGAACGAGGCGCTTCGTCTgctattaaaaacaaattcaagACTCCAGCGCCGCTGCTCAAGCCTCACGGAAAAGAGTACGCCCTCGTCACCCCCAAAGTCAAGCCCAACACACCGTTGAGCGTGATGAGACGACCTCGTCAGGGGGAAATGGCCCTCAGTATGCAGGGCAGTCCGCTCCTAGTGACATCTGTGGTTAATGAGAATGTCGCCAATGTCAATGTGCCCTTGGAAAATGGAAGGGTCCTTTCTCTGCTGCCCAACGATGGACTCCGGCTATCGTACCTACCGGaatttgacgcagagacgaGACGTCAGTTAGTTACCCTAAAACAGCATTTAGATAAGGTCATCGGGTCCTAG
- the LOC124300336 gene encoding F-box only protein 22-like produces MENVSKRKTRKRRQSNREENKDVDTDVDGVNCRERITYDVLRLMLEYFNITDLTRAAMVCRSWNEAAEKEIHTRLKPQHFLLEPNTESKKITDPKYVVDKLFIQPSVGMVFNGFHTRRQIWQPDCLCNYLPPQTDYITLTNSGTIYDEVENKARGLSSIFFPEIPDVKIKYFHTTKLDYLKFDSTQNPKSSNKLARELCKISPKEENIKCIIMFLGGMTRNIFATPDPDHVESVINSIVSYGTNTAKNKIAIWGGIARRVMVCSSSRDKRICKKSVPIAGLSICGSGVSTWSMVLNSRIKTKEQAEKELTALRDAVKLQKHTIGFMFSCCARGDSWYSEPNVEAKIFRKLFPNVPLIGSIGDGEFGVSTVRHEYSPDERIFHQYATIFLIVSYGSVRKVL; encoded by the exons ATGGAAAATGTGTCGAAAAGGAAGACACGGAAGAGGAGACAGTCTAATCGAGAAGAAAATAAGGATGTTGACACCGATGTGGATGGTGTAAATTGTAGAGAGCGCATAACCTACGACGTACTCCGACTGATGCtagaatattttaatattacgGATTTAACTCGGGCGGCTATGGTTTGCAG ATCCTGGAATGAAGCTgccgaaaaagaaattcacacTCGACTGAAACCACAACATTTTTTGCTTGAACCTAATACtgagtcgaaaaaaattaccgatcCAAAATATGTTGTGGACAAATTGTTCATCCAGCCAAGTGTTGGAATGGTGTTTAATGGCTTTCATACTAGACGTCAAATTTGGCAGCCAG attgttTGTGTAATTATTTGCCTCCTCAAACTGATTATATAACATTGACAAACAGTGGCACTATTTATGATGAAGTGGAAAACAAAGCTAGAGGTCTATCCAGTATATTCTTCCCTGAGATTCCTGATGTGAAAATCAAATACTTTCATACCACAAAATTGGATTACCTCAAATTTGATTCAACGCAAAATCCTAAATCTTCGAACAAATTAGCAAGGGAATTGTGTAAAATATCTCCAAAAGAAGAGAacataaaatgtataataatgttcCTGGGTGGGATGACACGCAACATTTTTGCAACCCCAGATCCAGACCACGTAGAATCGGTCATAAACTCGATTGTTTCATATGG AACGAACACagctaaaaataaaattgcgatTTGGGGTGGCATCGCTCGCAGGGTAATGGTATGCAGTTCTTCACGTGATAAGAGGATATGCAAAAAAAGTGTACCTATTGCTGGCCTCAGTATCTGCGGTTCAGGTGTTTCAACGTGGTCCATGGTGTTAAATAGCCGTATAAAAACTAAGGAACAAGCTGAAAAAGAATTGACAGCCTTGAGGGATGCGGTCAAGTTGCAAAAACACACAATTGGTTTCATGTTCTCTTGTTGTGCACGAGGCGATAGCTGGTATTCGGAACCAAATGTCGAGGCTAAAAtcttcagaaaactttttccaaatGTTCCACTCATTGGATCGATTGGAGATGGCGAGTTTGGCGTATCCACAGTTCGTCACG aATACTCGCCAGATGAACGTATTTTCCATCAATAtgctacaatatttttaatcgtgTCTTACGGATCTGTGAGGAAAGTGctataa
- the LOC124300338 gene encoding replication protein A 32 kDa subunit, translated as MWGEKAFANDGGGYFNSSEVSSPAGNAKRGVKRAQNIVPVMMKHLIDSPEELQIWGTDVQIITTVGIIRRIDPSATKITYDIEDETGTITAFHWIEADKPPQESVIEVNTYVRVFGSLREQHQKKHILIMKIWPITDLNELTLHLLETIYVDLKGEKFAGAGNMDAIGIPDSNQPVGLQNSLMDSSIMGASLGGMTNDQKAVFKIIQSENDTPSGIERDQIKARVQPHIRPQVDDILDFLAGEGHIYTTLTDDHFKTT; from the coding sequence ATGTGGGGCGAAAAAGCGTTTGCAAATGATGGGGGTGGGTACTTTAACTCTTCGGAGGTGTCTTCGCCGGCGGGGAACGCGAAACGAGGAGTGAAACGGGCCCAGAACATCGTTCCGGTGATGATGAAACACTTGATCGACAGCCCGGAGGAACTGCAAATCTGGGGTACGGACGTGCAGATAATAACGACCGTTGGTATCATCCGAAGGATCGACCCTTCGGCGACGAAGATAACCTACGACATAGAGGACGAAACCGGGACGATAACGGCCTTCCACTGGATAGAGGCAGACAAACCCCCGCAGGAATCGGTCATCGAGGTGAACACCTACGTCCGGGTCTTCGGCTCGCTCCGCGAGCAGCACCAGAAGAAGCACATTCTGATTATGAAAATATGGCCGATAACGGACCTGAACGAACTGACCCTCCACCTCCTGGAGACGATATACGTCGACCTGAAGGGGGAGAAATTCGCTGGAGCCGGCAACATGGACGCGATCGGCATCCCGGACTCGAATCAACCTGTCGGACTGCAGAATTCGCTGATGGATTCCTCGATAATGGGAGCGAGCCTTGGCGGCATGACGAACGACCAGAAAGCCGTCTTCAAGATAATACAATCCGAAAACGACACGCCGAGCGGCATCGAGAGGGATCAAATCAAGGCGCGGGTGCAGCCGCATATTCGTCCTCAGGTCGACGATATACTCGACTTCCTGGCCGGGGAAGGACACATTTACACAACGCTTACCGACGATCACTTCAAAACCACGTAA
- the LOC124301204 gene encoding zinc finger MYND domain-containing protein 10, which produces MTERTDYIITPWEIEIHVQDLQPSNIDDIGTKRWLEFHKKLMLLNQQSVLEISTLREEAVKEWFISLKKMPVLIHEVIQINVWKEKLFPLLIEINDEPTNTFLLHSVFYHEVIACSLLENILFHSDTAEAVDDYALDLIDYAVTNVTNLLFKGKEESEDEFEDTNSCLAELLRKRKEIEFDISMKCVSILRYMAEFTDSLSLCALSRMLSTHDVPYLLTELIEKQPWKKLGEDGNKMVYNGKWETVNETDQDRMCRVEGQVWIGLREILLNPKCAPYYEITEFRMSKLVKLQKYLHETILDQISPLIELKRWLCQLSVMSQPPNAQKPIIVEMLPEVRSSVLAKYHRKWKKIAKLQSKSLFNNDIEHIKSMAQVLSEAYDLDKLESIEPRRCFACKEIASNRCSKCKEAWYCGRECQVKDWTRHKDVCDKIIKNKEAYGIKD; this is translated from the exons ATGACGGAACGAACGGATTACATTATAACACcatgggaaatagaaattcaCGTACAAGATTTACAGCCTTCAAATATCGACGACATTGGTACTAAacg ATGGCTGGAATTTCACAAGAAGTTAATGCTGTTAAACCAGCAAAGCGTTTTAGAAATCAGCACCTTGCGAGAAGAAGCTGTAAAAGAATGGTTCATCTCGTTAAAAAAG ATGCCGGTACTGATTCACGAAGTGATTCAGATAAATGTGTGGAAAGAAAAGTTATTTCCCcttttgattgaaataaacGATGAACCCACGAACACGTTTCTGCTGCACAGCGTGTTTTATCACGAAGTGATAGCCTGTTCCTTGTTGGAGAATATTCTATTTCATTCTGATACTGCAGAAGCCGTCGACGACTATGCCCTGGATTTGATTGATTACGCAGTTACCAACGTGACGAATCTGCTCTTTAAGGGCAAAGAAGAATCCGAGGACGAGTTCGAAGACACAAA cTCGTGCTTGGCAGAGTTACTGCGAAAGAGgaaggaaattgaatttgacaTTAGCATGAAGTGTGTGTCGATTTTGCGATACATGGCTGAGTTTACTGACAGTTTATCTCTATGCGCTCTTTCACGAATGTTATCAACACACGACGTTCCGTACCTGTTAactgaattaattgaaaaacaaccCTGGAAGAAATTGGGCGAGGATG GGAATAAAATGGTATACAACGGAAAATGGGAAACGGTAAACGAAACCGACCAGGACAGAATGTGCAGAGTAGAGGGTCAAGTGTGGATAGGTTTACGGGAAATTCTCCTGAATCCAAAATGTGCCCCGTATTATGAGATCACGGAATTTAGAATGTCTAAACTGGTCAAG CTGCAGAAATACCTACACGAAACCATACTGGATCAAATTTCGCCGTTGATAGAGTTGAAAAGATGGCTTTGTCAATTGAGCGTAATGTCCCAACCTCCGAATGCACAAAAACCAATAATTGTTGAAATGCTGCCTGAG GTAAGGTCGTCTGTCCTGGCAAAGTATCACAggaaatggaagaaaatagCTAAACTTCAATCTAAATCATTGTTCAATAATGACATAGAACACATTAAGAGTATGGCACAGGTTTTGAGCGAAGCATATGACCTGGACAAGCTCGAATCTATAGAACCAAGAAGGTGTTTTGCCTGTAAAGAAATTGCGTCGAATCGCTGTTCTAAATGCAAGGAGGCTTGGTACTGCGGCAG GGAATGTCAAGTAAAGGATTGGACCCGACACAAGGATGTATGTGAtaagattataaaaaataaagaggcCTACGGCATCAAAGATTGA
- the LOC124301207 gene encoding histone H3-like, which yields MYTLWLYPRLAATSTTAPSTNGSAVRESGKLLNTDARYIVTQSFVGNALIHVTKLFIRLVEPDMARTKQTARKSTGGKAPRKQLATKAARKSAPATGGVKKPHRYRPGTVALREIRRYQKSTELLIRKLPFQRLVREIAQDFKTDLRFQSSAVMALQEASEAYLVGLFEDTNLCAIHAKRVTIMPKDIQLARRIRGERA from the coding sequence ATGTATACACTATGGTTATATCCACGATTGGCTGCAACCTCCACCACCGCTCCGTCCACCAATGGAAGTGCAGTACGGGAATCTGGTAAGCTGCTAAATACAGACGCCAGATATATCGTAACGCAGTCATTCGTTGGAAACGCTCTGATCCACGTTACGAAACTCTTCATCCGACTCGTTGAACCCGACATGGCACGTACGAAGCAGACTGCTCGCAAATCCACCGGCGGTAAGGCGCCCAGAAAGCAGCTGGCGACGAAGGCAGCTCGCAAGAGTGCACCAGCAACTGGAGGAGTGAAGAAGCCGCATCGTTACCGCCCGGGAACCGTTGCCCTTCGTGAAATTCGTCGTTACCAGAAGAGCACCGAACTCCTTATCCGCAAGCTGCCCTTCCAGCGTTTAGTGCGTGAGATTGCGCAGGACTTCAAAACCGATCTTCGATTCCAGAGTTCTGCTGTCATGGCTCTCCAGGAAGCTAGCGAGGCTTACCTGGTTGGTCTGTTCGAGGATACGAACCTGTGCGCCATCCACGCCAAACGCGTCACGATCATGCCCAAAGACATTCAGCTGGCTCGTCGTATTCGAGGCGAACGTGCATAA
- the LOC124301209 gene encoding histone H2A, with translation MSGRGKGGKVKGKAKSRSSRAGLQFPVGRIHRLLRKGNYAERVGAGAPVYLAAVMEYLAAEVLELAGNAARDNKKTRIIPRHLQLAIRNDEELNKLLSGVTIAQGGVLPNIQAVLLPKKTEKKA, from the coding sequence ATGTCTGGACGTGGTAAAGGCGGTAAAGTCAAGGGCAAGGCAAAGTCCCGTTCGAGTAGAGCAGGACTTCAGTTCCCGGTGGGTCGTATTCATCGGCTACTTCGCAAAGGAAATTATGCCGAACGAGTTGGTGCTGGAGCTCCGGTATACCTCGCCGCTGTGATGGAGTACTTGGCTGCTGAAGTTTTGGAATTGGCCGGTAATGCTGCCCGGGACAATAAGAAGACCAGGATTATTCCTCGTCATTTGCAGCTGGCCATTCGTAACGATGAAGAGTTGAACAAACTGTTGTCTGGAGTTACTATTGCCCAAGGTGGTGTTCTGCCCAACATTCAAGCTGTTCTCCTACCAAAGAAGACCGAGAAGAAGGCTTAA
- the LOC124301211 gene encoding histone H2B-like, with translation MPPKASGKAAKKAGKAQKNITKGDKKKKRRRKESYAIYIYKVLKQVHPDTGISSKAMSIMNSFVNDIFERIAAESSRLAHYNKRSTITSREIQTAVRLLLPGELAKHAVSEGTKAVTKYTSSK, from the coding sequence ATGCCACCCAAAGCCAGCGGTAAAGCAGCAAAGAAGGCTGGCAAGGCACAGAAGAATATCACCAAGGgcgataagaagaaaaagcgCAGGAGGAAGGAGAGCTATGCAATTTATATCTACAAGGTCTTGAAACAAGTACACCCGGACACTGGTATCTCCAGTAAAGCGATGAGCATCATGAACAGCTTTGTCAACGACATATTTGAACGAATCGCCGCCGAATCATCTCGACTTGCTCACTACAACAAGCGGTCAACTATCACATCTCGGGAAATTCAAACCGCAGTTAGGTTACTGCTACCTGGAGAACTTGCCAAGCACGCTGTTTCCGAAGGCACCAAAGCCGTGACCAAATATACAAGTTCGAAGTGA
- the LOC124301206 gene encoding histone H1-like, with product MADKVAATAVAASPASASPAAQATPTKKAAGAKAKSPRAKPAHPRTSDMVTSAIQTLKERGGSSLQAIKKYIASTYKVDAEKQAPFIKRYLKSAVATGALVQTKGKGASGSFKIPTNKSDAPKPKVKRAVPKATVPKKKPAASTVAVAKKPATAVKKAAAAKKPSAVTPPTKEKRKAVKSPAAKSPKVKSPSKAKKAAKAPTSKPKAPKPKKAAAAPKSAKPAAKKPVASKKK from the coding sequence atgGCAGACAAGGTAGCAGCAACGGCAGTCGCCGCTAGCCCAGCATCAGCTAGCCCAGCAGCGCAGGCTACACCGACCAAAAAGGCAGCAGGAGCCAAGGCAAAGAGCCCTCGTGCCAAGCCAGCGCATCCACGGACTTCTGACATGGTTACCAGCGCCATCCAAACGCTAAAGGAACGTGGAGGTTCATCTCTGCAGGCTATCAAGAAATACATCGCGTCAACGTACAAAGTAGACGCTGAAAAACAAGCACCGTTTATCAAGAGATATTTGAAGTCAGCTGTGGCTACTGGAGCTTTGGTACAGACCAAAGGTAAGGGTGCTTCTGGgtctttcaaaattccaaCCAACAAATCTGACGCACCGAAGCCCAAGGTGAAGCGTGCTGTACCGAAGGCAACTGTCCCCAAAAAGAAGCCCGCTGCATCGACTGTTGCAGTGGCCAAAAAGCCTGCTACTGCTGTCAAGAAGGCGGCAGCTGCTAAGAAGCCCAGTGCTGTAACACCACccacaaaagaaaaacgcaAAGCAGTCAAGAGCCCGGCTGCTAAATCGCCAAAGGTGAAAAGCCCATCGAAAGCTAAGAAGGCTGCCAAGGCACCAACCAGCAAACCTAAGGCGCCTAAACCAAAAAAGGCAGCAGCTGCACCCAAATCTGCAAAACCTGCAGCGAAAAAACCAGTTGCATCAAAGAAGAAGTGA